The following coding sequences lie in one Musa acuminata AAA Group cultivar baxijiao chromosome BXJ1-8, Cavendish_Baxijiao_AAA, whole genome shotgun sequence genomic window:
- the LOC135588452 gene encoding autophagy-related protein 101-like: MNCETCQLKELVVVPTEIQDVLRCILHTIIFHRALGLVRPNDVECEHFELTYVRCGDHEIEKKIDEKIDQFIGWVEKHPNRKGQVCLSFYEVKNKHATWFGNKIEHLYWEQWYINLHVLNPKSHGKSHYTKAPVSTGENASEESSSRHAALESSLCEVLFQIIRFADEKKDHIPTVQNSEIISFPFEISTPSSSDSSFGWHADVLKRMLQTGHPSMLS, from the exons ATGAACTGCGAAACCTGCCAACTCAAGGAACTG GTGGTGGTGCCGACAGAGATACAAGATGTGCTGCGTT GCATATTGCATACAATTATCTTCCATAGAGCATTAGGACTTGTTCGGCCCAATGATGTTGAGTGTGAACACTTCGAGCTCACCTAT GTTCGTTGTGGAGATCATGAGATTGAAAAGAAGATAGATGAAAAGATTGACCAGTTCATTGGTTGGGTAGAGAAACATCCAAACAGAAAAGGCCAG GTATGCTTATCTTTTTACGAGGTCAAAAACAAGCATGCAACATGGTTTGGGAACAAAATTGAGCACCTTTATTGGGAGCAGTGGTACATCAATTTACATGTGTTAAACCCTAAATCTCATGGTAAATCTCATTATACCAAAGCACCCGTAAGCACTGGAG AAAATGCATCTGAAGAGAGCAGTTCGAGACATGCTGCCTTAGAGTCATCATTATGTGAAGTCTTGTTTCAAATTATAAGATTTGCTGATGAGAAAAAAGACCACATTCCAACTGTACAAAACTCTGAGATTATATCATTTCCATTTGAGATCTCAACTCCAAG TTCATCAGACTCCTCTTTTGGTTGGCATGCTGATGTGCTTAAGAGGATGCTGCAGACTGGACATCCTTCCATGCTCAGTTGA
- the LOC135588450 gene encoding uncharacterized protein LOC135588450, translating into MSKLWTSCNAGLLLAILLDDFLSFCTFLTSHPLHLAYLLFFFPYLAQLLSFLSPLLLSTVVLLLVLLTISPYLDEAPPAAPPEFVGKTCCIVLSILKDNLHGNGRIDLLDQFASIILSSIDDASPSSQESAAQALFGEFFEDACSDPEPEEKCLASAVGGGGSSLEETPTDVALGISATDGEHQVANSGTGIQCRATEAQAKGMPNAREVLGSHREFAEPKRDEDRAEHLTESMTIERLQSYGSIRKEKEWKRTLACKLYEERMTYKLCKERKVAEGGEEMDLLWEAYEANASETDTKKKEKKARRVELEEEEEEEEEDEEEEATTGQLCCLQALKLSAGKMNLGMGKRNLMKISKVLKGMRMFHVGSRKSTKA; encoded by the coding sequence atgtCCAAGTTATGGACTTCTTGCAATGCCGGTCTCCTTCTGGCCATCCTCTTGGATGACTTCCTCTCCTTCTGCACCTTCTTGACCTCTCATCCATTGCATTTGGCCTACctgctcttcttctttccttACCTTGCCCAATTACTCTCAttcctctctcctctcctcctctccacTGTAGTCCTCCTCTTGGTTCTCCTTACCATCTCCCCCTACCTCGATGAGGCGCCCCCTGCGGCGCCACCCGAGTTCGTCGGTAAAACTTGCTGCATTGTCCTCAGCATTCTAAAGGACAACCTCCATGGCAATGGGAGGATCGACCTGTTAGACCAATTTGCGTCGATAATTCTCTCATCGATCGATGATGCCAGTCCAAGCTCGCAGGAGAGTGCCGCGCAAGCACTGTTCGGCGAGTTCTTTGAGGATGCTTGTTCAGATCCAGAACCAGAGGAGAAGTGTTTGGCTTCTGCTGTTGGGGGCGGAGGAAGCAGTTTGGAGGAGACTCCTACTGATGTCGCTTTGGGCATTTCCGCCACAGATGGTGAGCACCAGGTAGCCAATTCTGGGACCGGAATCCAATGCAGGGCAACTGAAGCACAAGCAAAAGGAATGCCGAATGCTCGAGAGGTCCTTGGCTCACATCGGGAGTTCGCAGAGCCCAAGCGGGACGAAGACAGAGCAGAGCATCTAACAGAATCTATGACCATCGAGAGGCTTCAGAGTTATGGATCGATAAGGAAGGAAAAAGAGTGGAAGAGGACGCTGGCTTGCAAGCTGTACGAGGAACGAATGACGTACAAGCTGTGCAAGGAACGAAAGGTGGCGGAAGGTGGCGAAGAGATGGATCTACTCTGGGAGGCTTACGAGGCCAATGCTAGTGAGACTGATaccaagaagaaggagaagaaagcaAGGAGAGTGGAgcttgaagaagaggaagaggaagaggaagaggacgaggaagaggaagcaacaACTGGGCAATTGTGCTGCCTTCAAGCATTGAAGCTATCAGCTGGAAAGATGAATCTGGGAATGGGGAAACGAAATCTGATGAAGATATCTAAAGTTCTGAAAGGAATGAGGATGTTCCATGTGGGTAGTAGAAAGAGCACCAAAGCATAA